The Panthera leo isolate Ple1 chromosome C2, P.leo_Ple1_pat1.1, whole genome shotgun sequence genome window below encodes:
- the GASK1A gene encoding Golgi-associated kinase 1A isoform X1, with product MASWLWRKLRGKRRLVMAFCLLMTLSAVAVTRFPPQHPATGPDPGPMEPQEVTGALGPHSRQALSSGWRQRARDLGLWRGWALPSPMCAGEQGHRGPVDRSRKSLGGDSRRPGRVRRDITLAPLGDLRLSTRRLVLLGEDEVRSPGAKDLGPPWHDGLIREAQNETGTLVGPLTGRGMTALQAWKATAGPTLRSHPAEGRNLPGLTGGRQTGHPTPSAGARRWPGSVGELQGSVWCEAETPGLLTGLRTSGQAPPWLTEHDVQMLRLLAQGEVVGKARVPGHGQVLQVGFSNAGASRDMSSGLSHLCSQGLCGLIKRPGDLLEVLAFHVDRVLGLHRSLPAVARNFRSSLLPYRYTDGSTRPVIWWAPDVQHLGDPDDDQNSLSLGWLQYQALLARGCSWPSQAPCLGVHHAEWARLALFDFLLQVHDRLDRYCCGFEPEPSDPCVEEGLREKCRNPGELRLVHILVRSSDPSHLVYIDNAGNLQHPEDKLNFRLLEGIDGFPESVVKVLASGCLQNMLLKSLQMDPVFWQSQGGRLGLTQVLQTLERRGQVLLEHIRKHNLTLFQDEDS from the exons GCATCTTGGCTCTGGAGAAAGCTGCGTGGCAAAAGGCGGCTGGTGATGGCATTCTGCCTCTTGATGACTCTGTCTGCGGTGGCTGTCACTCGCTTCCCCCCACAACATCCTGCTACTGGCCCAGACCCTGGTCCCATGGAGCCCCAGGAGGTAACGGGTGCCCTTGGCCCCCACAGccggcaggctctgagctccggCTGGAGGCAGCGGGCAAGAGACCTAGGGCTCTGGAGAGGCTGGGCCTTGCCTAGCCCCATGTGTGCTGGGGAGCAAGGCCACAGAGGGCCAGTGGACAGAAGCAGGAAGTCcctgggaggggacagcaggCGTCCAGGGAGGGTCAGAAGGGACATTACTTTGGCACCTCTAGGAGATTTGAGACTCAGTACCCGGCGTCTTGTGCTCCTGGGGGAGGATGAAGTTAGGAGTCCAGGAGCCAAAGACTTGGGTCCCCCCTGGCATGATGGTCTCATCAGAGAGGCACAGAATGAAACTGGCACCCTGGTTGGCCCCCTCACAGGACGTGGCATGACGGCTTTACAGGCTTGGAAAGCTACCGCTGGACCGACCCTCCGGTCCCacccagcagaaggcaggaatcTTCCAGGATTGACTGGTGGGCGACAAACAGGGCATCCCACACCATCTGCAGGGGCTCGTCGGTGGCCTGGCTCTGTTGGGGAGCTGCAAGGATCTGTCTGGTGTGAGGCTGAGACCCCTGGTCTGTTGACCGGCTTGAGGACCAGTGGGCAGGCTCCCCCGTGGCTCACAGAGCATGATGTGCAAATGCTCCGGCTGTTGGCCCAGGGGGAGGTGGTGGGCAAAGCCAGGGTGCCTGGCCATGGGCAGGTGCTGCAGGTTGGCTTCTCCAATGCGGGTGCCTCTCGGGACATGTCTTCTGGGCTCAGCCATCTCTGCTCCCAGGGGCTCTGCGGCCTGATCAAGAGGCCTGGGGACCTGCTGGAGGTCCTGGCCTTCCACGTGGACCGTGTGCTGGGGCTGCACCGGAGCCTACCTGCTGTGGCCCGGAACTTCCGGAGCTCCCTGCTGCCCTACCGATACACAGATGGCAGCACGAGGCCCGTCATCTGGTGGGCGCCCGATGTGcagcacctgggtgacccagacGATGACCAGAACTCTCTGTCCTTGGGCTGGCTCCAGTACCAGGCCTTGTTGGCACGCGGCTGCAGCTGGCCAAGCCAGGCCCCCTGCCTGGGCGTCCACCACGCTGAGTGGGCACGCCTGGCACTCTTCGACTTCCTGCTGCAG GTCCATGACCGCCTGGACCGCTACTGCTGCGGCTTTGAGCCCGAGCCGTCAGACCCCTGCGTGGAAGAGGGGCTCCGGGAGAAATGCCGGAACCCGGGCGAGCTGCGACTGGTCCACATCCTG GTCCGGAGCAGTGACCCATCCCATCTGGTCTACATCGATAACGCCGGCAACCTTCAACACCCTGAGGACAAGCTGAACTTTCGGCTGCTGGAGGGCATAGATGG GTTTCCTGAGTCTGTCGTGAAGGTTCTTGCATCAGGGTGTCTACAGAATATGCTGCTCAAGTCACTGCAGATGGACCCAGTGTTCTGGCAAAGCCAAGGCGGGAGACTGGGACTGACGCAGGTTCTCCAGACCCTGGAGCGGCGAGGACAGGTGCTGCTGGAACACATCCGGAAGCACAACCTGACACTCTTCCAGGATGAGGACTCGTGA
- the GASK1A gene encoding Golgi-associated kinase 1A isoform X2: protein MAFCLLMTLSAVAVTRFPPQHPATGPDPGPMEPQEVTGALGPHSRQALSSGWRQRARDLGLWRGWALPSPMCAGEQGHRGPVDRSRKSLGGDSRRPGRVRRDITLAPLGDLRLSTRRLVLLGEDEVRSPGAKDLGPPWHDGLIREAQNETGTLVGPLTGRGMTALQAWKATAGPTLRSHPAEGRNLPGLTGGRQTGHPTPSAGARRWPGSVGELQGSVWCEAETPGLLTGLRTSGQAPPWLTEHDVQMLRLLAQGEVVGKARVPGHGQVLQVGFSNAGASRDMSSGLSHLCSQGLCGLIKRPGDLLEVLAFHVDRVLGLHRSLPAVARNFRSSLLPYRYTDGSTRPVIWWAPDVQHLGDPDDDQNSLSLGWLQYQALLARGCSWPSQAPCLGVHHAEWARLALFDFLLQVHDRLDRYCCGFEPEPSDPCVEEGLREKCRNPGELRLVHILVRSSDPSHLVYIDNAGNLQHPEDKLNFRLLEGIDGFPESVVKVLASGCLQNMLLKSLQMDPVFWQSQGGRLGLTQVLQTLERRGQVLLEHIRKHNLTLFQDEDS, encoded by the exons ATGGCATTCTGCCTCTTGATGACTCTGTCTGCGGTGGCTGTCACTCGCTTCCCCCCACAACATCCTGCTACTGGCCCAGACCCTGGTCCCATGGAGCCCCAGGAGGTAACGGGTGCCCTTGGCCCCCACAGccggcaggctctgagctccggCTGGAGGCAGCGGGCAAGAGACCTAGGGCTCTGGAGAGGCTGGGCCTTGCCTAGCCCCATGTGTGCTGGGGAGCAAGGCCACAGAGGGCCAGTGGACAGAAGCAGGAAGTCcctgggaggggacagcaggCGTCCAGGGAGGGTCAGAAGGGACATTACTTTGGCACCTCTAGGAGATTTGAGACTCAGTACCCGGCGTCTTGTGCTCCTGGGGGAGGATGAAGTTAGGAGTCCAGGAGCCAAAGACTTGGGTCCCCCCTGGCATGATGGTCTCATCAGAGAGGCACAGAATGAAACTGGCACCCTGGTTGGCCCCCTCACAGGACGTGGCATGACGGCTTTACAGGCTTGGAAAGCTACCGCTGGACCGACCCTCCGGTCCCacccagcagaaggcaggaatcTTCCAGGATTGACTGGTGGGCGACAAACAGGGCATCCCACACCATCTGCAGGGGCTCGTCGGTGGCCTGGCTCTGTTGGGGAGCTGCAAGGATCTGTCTGGTGTGAGGCTGAGACCCCTGGTCTGTTGACCGGCTTGAGGACCAGTGGGCAGGCTCCCCCGTGGCTCACAGAGCATGATGTGCAAATGCTCCGGCTGTTGGCCCAGGGGGAGGTGGTGGGCAAAGCCAGGGTGCCTGGCCATGGGCAGGTGCTGCAGGTTGGCTTCTCCAATGCGGGTGCCTCTCGGGACATGTCTTCTGGGCTCAGCCATCTCTGCTCCCAGGGGCTCTGCGGCCTGATCAAGAGGCCTGGGGACCTGCTGGAGGTCCTGGCCTTCCACGTGGACCGTGTGCTGGGGCTGCACCGGAGCCTACCTGCTGTGGCCCGGAACTTCCGGAGCTCCCTGCTGCCCTACCGATACACAGATGGCAGCACGAGGCCCGTCATCTGGTGGGCGCCCGATGTGcagcacctgggtgacccagacGATGACCAGAACTCTCTGTCCTTGGGCTGGCTCCAGTACCAGGCCTTGTTGGCACGCGGCTGCAGCTGGCCAAGCCAGGCCCCCTGCCTGGGCGTCCACCACGCTGAGTGGGCACGCCTGGCACTCTTCGACTTCCTGCTGCAG GTCCATGACCGCCTGGACCGCTACTGCTGCGGCTTTGAGCCCGAGCCGTCAGACCCCTGCGTGGAAGAGGGGCTCCGGGAGAAATGCCGGAACCCGGGCGAGCTGCGACTGGTCCACATCCTG GTCCGGAGCAGTGACCCATCCCATCTGGTCTACATCGATAACGCCGGCAACCTTCAACACCCTGAGGACAAGCTGAACTTTCGGCTGCTGGAGGGCATAGATGG GTTTCCTGAGTCTGTCGTGAAGGTTCTTGCATCAGGGTGTCTACAGAATATGCTGCTCAAGTCACTGCAGATGGACCCAGTGTTCTGGCAAAGCCAAGGCGGGAGACTGGGACTGACGCAGGTTCTCCAGACCCTGGAGCGGCGAGGACAGGTGCTGCTGGAACACATCCGGAAGCACAACCTGACACTCTTCCAGGATGAGGACTCGTGA